In the genome of Tachysurus vachellii isolate PV-2020 chromosome 9, HZAU_Pvac_v1, whole genome shotgun sequence, one region contains:
- the glg1b gene encoding Golgi apparatus protein 1b, with translation MAAAGSRRAPFLLLFITSQCFCVFVAHGLKPVANGNLHPPPPPVVVVPVNRQMKLGGAAAAAVSQARRAISWKLAEEEACRDDVSRLCPKHTWSNNLAVLECLQDRNEETEIASDCNHLLWNYKLNLTTDPKFESVAAEVCKSTISEIKECAVEERGKGYIVSCLVDHRSNITEYQCNQYITKMTSIIFSDYRLICGFMDKCRDDINTLHCGSITTGEKDLHSQGEVIACLEKALVREAELQDKVHQIRDDCKKAIMRVAELSSDDFHLDRYLYFSCRDDRERFCENTQVGEGRVYKCLFNHKFEESMSEKCRNALTTRQKLIAQDYKVSYSLAKSCKADLRKYRCSLDANMPRAREARLSYLLLCLESAVHRGRTVSGDCQGEMLDYRHMLMEDFSLSPEIVLHCRGEIEAHCSGLHRKGRTLHCLMRVGRGDKGPMDSHCQSALQALIQSADPGADYRIDRALNEACESVIQTACKHIRSGDPMILSCLMEHLYTEKMVDDCEHRLLELQYFISRDWKLDPVLYRKCQNDASRLCHTHGWNETSEMMPPGAVFSCLYRHAYRTEEQGRRLTRECKVEVQRILHQRALDVKLDPELQKRCMTDLGKWCSEKTDTGQELECLQEHLDDLMGDCRDVVGNLTELESEDIQIEALLIRACEPVIQTHCHDVADNQLDTGDLMECLVQNKHQKEMNDKCAVGVTHFQLLQMKDFRFSYKFKMACKEDVLKLCPNIKKKGDVVICLSTTVRNDTLQDVKEQRVSLKCRKQLRVEELEMSEDVRLEPELHSACKKDIERFCSSVSFGNAQVTECLKDNKQLLSHTCHQKVFKLQEMEMMDPELDYQLMRVCKQMIKRFCTESDAKNMLQCLKQNKNSELMDPKCKQMITKRQITQSTDYRLNPVLRKACKADIPKFCQSILNKATDDSELEGQVISCLKLKYADQRLSSDCEDQISVILQESALDYRLDPQLQLHCRKEITDLCAEEAAAQEQTGQVEECLKTNLLKLKHDVCRKEVLNMLKESKADIFVDPVLHTACALDLKHQCAAIPPGRGRQMSCLMEALQDKRVRLQPECKKRLQDRIDMWSYAAKVAPAEGFSDLAFQVISSPSKNYILLVIALAVCVLFLVGLLCGRITKHVTRELKDR, from the exons GAAACGGAGATCGCGTCCGACTGCAACCAC ttGCTGTGGAACTATAAACTGAACCTGACCACCGATCCCAAGTTCGAGTCGGTAGCAGCTGAAGTGTGTAAAAGTACAATATCTGAG ATTAAAGAATGTGCAGTTGAAGAGAGAGGTAAAGGTTATATAGTGTCCTGCCTGGTGGATCACCGTAGCAACATCACGGAGTACCAGTGCAATCAGTACATCACCAAGATGACCAGCATCATCTTCAGTGACTATCGGCTCATATGCGGATTCATGGACAAGTGTCGAGACGATATCAACACGCTGCACTGTGGAAGCATCACCACTGGggagaaa gaCTTGCACTCTCAAGGTGAAGTCATCGCATGTCTGGAAAAAGCTTTGGTTCGAGAAGCAGAGCTGCAAGACAAAGTTCACCAAATCCGAGACGACTGCAAGAAGGCCATCATGCGAGTGGCCGAGCTCTCGTCTGACGACTTCCACTTGGACCGATACCTCTACTTTTCCTGTCGGGATGATCGAGAGCGATTCTGTGAAaat ACCCAGGTTGGAGAAGGCAGGGTTTACAAATGTCTCTTTAACCACAAATTTGAGGAGTCCATGTCTGAAAAG TGCAGAAACGCCCTGACCACTAGGCAGAAGCTGATCGCTCAGGACTATAAGGTCAGTTACTCTCTGGCGAAATCGTGCAAGGCCGATCTCCGCAAATATCGCTGCAGCCTGGACGCCAACATGCCCCGCGCCCGAGAGGCCAGACTGTCCTACTTGCTCCTTTGCCTGGAGTCTGCAGTgcacagag GACGCACAGTGAGTGGAGACTGTCAGGGCGAGATGCTGGACTACAGGCACATGCTGATGGAGGATTTCTCCCTGAGCCCAGAGATTGTGCTGCACTGCCGGGGTGAGATCGAGGCTCACTGCTCCGGCCTGCACCGCAAAGGAAGAACCCTGCACTGTCTCATGAGGGTGGGCCGAGGAGACAAGGGGCCGATGGACAGCCACTGCCAGAGCGCA CTCCAGGCACTCATCCAGTCTGCTGACCCTGGTGCTGATTACCGCATTGACAGGGCTCTCAATGAAGCGTGCGAGTCTGTAATACAGACAGCTTGCAAACACATTCGCAGCGGAGATCCTAT gATCCTCTCATGTCTAATGGAGCATCTCTACACAGAGAAGATGGTAGATGACTGTGAGCACAGGCTGCTGGAGCTGCAATACTTTATCTCTAGAGACTGGAA GCTCGACCCTGTTTTGTACCGGAAGTGCCAGAACGACGCGTCCCggctctgtcacacacacggCTGGAACGAGACGAGCGAGATGATGCCCCCAGGCGCCGTGTTTTCCTGCCTCTATCGTCACGCTTACCGTACAGAAGAACAAGGCAGACGG CTCACTAGGGAGTGTAAAGTGGAAGTCCAGAGGATCTTGCATCAGAGGGCTTTGGATGTGAAGCTGGACCCAGAACTCCAGAAACGCTGCATGACGGACCTGGGAAAGTGGTGCAGCGAGAAGACGGATACAGGACAG gaaCTGGAGTGTCTACAAGAACATCTGGATGATCTGATGGGAGACTGCAGGGACGTGGTGGGAAACCTGACCGAGCTCGAGTCTGAG GACATCCAGATCGAAGCTCTGTTGATCCGAGCGTGCGAACCCGTCATCCAGACCCACTGCCAC GACGTGGCTGATAATCAGCTAGACACGGGGGATCTGATGGAGTGCCTGGTGCAGAACAAACATCAGAAGGAGATGAACGATAAGTGCGCCGTCGGAGTGACGCACTTCCAGCTG CTTCAGATGAAGGACTTTCGCTTCTCCTATAAGTTCAAGATGGCCTGCAAAGAGGACGTCCTCAAACTGTGTCCGAACATTAAAAAGAA AGGTGATGTAGTGATCTGTTTGAGCACCACAGTGAGGAATGACACTCTACAGGACGTGAAGGAGCAGCGTGTGTCCCTAAAGTGTCGCAAACAGCTGAGAGTGGAAGAGCTGGAAATG TCTGAGGACGTTCGTCTGGAGCCCGAGCTGCACAGCGCATGTAAGAAGGATATCGAGAGGTTTTGCTCTTCTGTTTCATTCGGCAACGCTCAG gTCACTGAGTGTTTAAAGGATAATAAACAGCTGCTGTCTCACACATGCCATCAGAAAGTGTTTAAGCTCCAGGAGATGGAGATGATGGACCCTGAGCTGGACTACCAGCTGATGAGAGTGTGCAAGCAGATGATTAAG CGTTTTTGTACCGAGTCCGACGCCAAGAACATGCTGCAGTGTCTGAAACAGAACAAGAACAGTGAGCTGATGGACCCCAAATGTAAGCAGATGATCACCAAGAGGCAGATCACTCAGAGCACAG ACTACAGGCTTAATCCCGTGCTGCGGAAGGCCTGTAAAGCTGATATTCCCAAATTTTGTCAGAGCATCCTGAACAAGGCCACGGATGACAGCGAACTGGAGGGTCAGGTCATTTCCTGTCTCAAGCTCAAGTATGCTGACCAG CGTCTGTCTTCAGACTGTGAGGATCAGATCAGTGTGATCCTTCAGGAGTCAGCGCTTGATTACAGACTGGATCCTCAGCTTCAGCTTCACTGCAGAAAGGAG atcACGGACTTGTGTGCAGAAGAAGCCGCTGCACAAGAACAAACAGGCCAAGTGGAGGAATGTCTGAAGACCAACCTGCTGAAGCTCAAACATGACGTTTGCAGAAAG GAGGTCTTAAACATGCTCAAAGAGAGCAAAGCAGACATTTTCGTGGATCCAGTCTTACACACGGCCTGTGCCTTGGACCTGAAGCACCAGTGCGCTGCGATCCCCCCGGGTCGAGGCCGGC AGATGTCTTGTTTGATGGAGGCTCTCCAGGACAAGCGGGTCAGACTGCAACCCGAGTGTAAGAAGAGACTGCAGGACCGGATAGATATGTGGAGCTACGCAGCCAAG GTGGCCCCAGCTGAAGGTTTTTCAGATCTGGCTTTCCAAGTGATTTCGTCACCTTCCAAGAATTATATCCTGCTGGTGATCGCTCTGGCCGTGTGCGTCCTCTTCCTGGTGGGACTGCTGTGTGGACGAATCACTAAACACGTGACCAGGGAACTGAAGGATAGGTAG